One region of Glycine max cultivar Williams 82 chromosome 9, Glycine_max_v4.0, whole genome shotgun sequence genomic DNA includes:
- the LOC100499988 gene encoding uncharacterized protein isoform X1 yields the protein MAAICSLYIINKSGGLIYYKDYGSAGRMDTNDSLRVASLWHSMHAISQQLSPVSGCLGIELLQADTFDLHCFQSLTGTKIFVVCEPGAQYMESLLKFVYELYTDYVLKNPFYEMEMPIRCELFDINLTQAVQKDRVAFLGR from the exons ATGGCAGCAATTTGCAGTCTTTACATCATCAATAAGTCTGGTGGATTGATATACTATAAG GATTATGGGTCTGCTGGACGAATGGATACCAATGACAGCTTGCGGGTGGCAAGTTTATGGCACTCAATGCATGCTATCTCTCAGCAGTTATCACCTGTTTCAGGTTGTTTAGGAATTGAACTTCTTCAAGCTGATACTTTTgatcttcattgctttcaatCACTGACag GAACAAAAATCTTTGTGGTGTGTGAGCCTGGAGCACAATACATGGAAAGTTTATTGAAATTTGTCTATGAATTGTACACGGACTACGTTTTGAAGAATCCGTTCTATGAGATGGAGATGCCTATACGTTGTGAGCTCTTCGATATCAACCTAACACAGGCAGTACAAAAGGATCGTGTTGCATTTTTGGGCcgataa
- the LOC100499988 gene encoding uncharacterized protein LOC100499988 (The RefSeq protein has 1 substitution compared to this genomic sequence): protein MAAICSLYIINKSGGLIYYKDYGSAGRMDTNDSLRVASLWHSMHAISQQLSPVSGCLGIDLLQADTFDLHCFQSLTGTKIFVVCEPGAQYMESLLKFVYELYTDYVLKNPFYEMEMPIRCELFDINLTQAVQKDRVAFLGR from the exons ATGGCAGCAATTTGCAGTCTTTACATCATCAATAAGTCTGGTGGATTGATATACTATAAG GATTATGGGTCTGCTGGACGAATGGATACCAATGACAGCTTGCGGGTGGCAAGTTTATGGCACTCAATGCATGCTATCTCTCAGCAGTTATCACCTGTTTCAGGTTGTTTAGGAATTGAACTTCTTCAAGCTGATACTTTTgatcttcattgctttcaatCACTGACag GAACAAAAATCTTTGTGGTGTGTGAGCCTGGAGCACAATACATGGAAAGTTTATTGAAATTTGTCTATGAATTGTACACGGACTACGTTTTGAAGAATCCGTTCTATGAGATGGAGATGCCTATACGTTGTGAGCTCTTCGATATCAACCTAACACAGGCAGTACAAAAGGATCGTGTTGCATTTTTGGGCcgataa
- the LOC100808712 gene encoding probable serine/threonine-protein kinase PBL1 produces the protein MGCFTVLKSKKKRSDPITYVKRVSHNENVPTVLPEPQTHTRSLQSAPPSFRTRVKPIQPINKVSNNRARTLSAPSTLDAAEQDALASIEYEEQEESRHRAGSMKEHRSSSPQPLPLPSPQGGCALKAIGSFKSVTSGGSSYYASGPLPLPPTGSLRNFLYEEIAAACHHFSSDRCMSECLSSTIYKASFGDDVSSSKKFEATVTRLHPSSQGLKEFINEVNTLASLQHPNLCKLLGFHAREGSEHRMLVYERLYHGSLDRLLYGRSDGPSIDWNTRMKIAICAAQGLTFLHEEGPFQAMYNEFSTANIQIDKDFSAKLSGYGCVGHIPEEEISSSSSAVGNLSMETLEKGMLTPKSNVWSFGIFLLELLTGRKNLDSRHPKEERNLVKWSRPFLADNYRLSLIMDPQLKGRFPSKAARTIADIAQRCLQKEPSDRPTMRTVVEHLKMIQDLKYSCRFPLQEPASNSGKHMSRSPSLNGIICPAPRLSFSPSPPSGIPVSVSPPRWSGGGPILLLPPRACASSLSLEELDRQESRKSSSSASRRASVEGF, from the exons ATGGGGTGCTTCACTGTATTGAAGAGCAAAAAGAAAAGGTCTGATCCAATTACATATGTAAAACGTGTAAGCCATAATGAGAACGTACCTACAGTACTGCCTGAACCTCAAACTCATACTCGCTCACTCCAGTCTGCTCCTCCTAGTTTTAGGACCAGAGTGAAACCCATTCAACCCATTAATAAAGTCAGTAACAATAGAGCGCGAACATTATCTGCTCCATCAACTCTTGATGCAGCAGAACAAGATGCTTTGGCTTCAATTGAGTATGAGGAACAAGAAGAGTCAAGACACCGAGCTGGATCAATGAAGGAGCATCGTTCATCTAGTCCACAACCTTTACCACTTCCATCCCCTCAGGGAGGTTGTGCATTGAAGGCTATTGGCAGCTTTAAGTCTGTGACATCAGGTGGCTCCTCTTACTATGCTTCTGGACCTTTGCCACTCCCACCTACTGGGTCACTTCGGAATTTTCTGTACGAGGAAATTGCTGCTGCTTGCCACCATTTCTCTTCTGATAGATGCATGTCAGAATGTCTTTCATCCACCATATATAAGGCTTCCTTCGGTGACGATGTTTCAAGTTCGAAGAAGTTTGAAGCTACTGTCACACGGCTTCACCCATCTTCTCAG GGCTTGAAGGAATTCATAAATGAAGTTAATACTCTTGCATCTTTGCAACATCCAAACCTCTGTAAATTGCTAGGATTTCATGCCCGAGAGGGTTCAGAACATAGAATGCTGGTTTATGAGAGGCTATACCATGGAAGCTTGGATCGCTTATTGTATGGAAGATCTGATGGGCCATCAATTGATTGGAATACAAGAATGAAAATTGCTATATGTGCTGCACAAGGTCTAACTTTCTTGCATGAAGAAGGGCCTTTTCAG GCAATGTATAATGAGTTCTCAACAGCCAACATACAGATTGACAAAGATTTCAGTGCAAAGCTTTCAGGATATGGTTGTGTTGGACATATTCCCGAGGAAGAGATTTCAAGCAGTTCATCT GCTGTTGGAAACCTATCAATGGAAACACTGGAGAAAGGAATGCTCACACCAAAGAGCAACGTATGGAGTTTTGGAATTTTTCTTCTGGAGCTACTCACAGGAAGAAAGAATCTCGATAGCCGTCACCCCAAGGAAGAGAGGAATTTAGTCAAGTGGAGCCGGCCTTTCCTAGCTGACAACTACCGTCTGTCGTTGATCATGGATCCTCAACTCAAAGGTCGCTTTCCTTCTAAAGCCGCAAGAACAATAGCTGACATTGCACAAAGATGTCTCCAAAAGGAGCCATCAGACAGACCTACCATGAGAACTGTTGTTGAGCATCTCAAGATGATACAGGATTTGAAATACTCGTGTCGATTCCCACTGCAAGAGCCAGCATCAAACTCTGGGAAACATATGTCAAGATCACCAAGTCTCAATGGCATCATCTGCCCTGCACCGCGGTTGAGTTTCTCACCATCACCGCCATCAGGAATTCCAGTATCTGTTTCGCCTCCAAGATGGTCAGGTGGAGGGCCCATTCTCCTCCTGCCACCGCGTGCTTGTGCTTCAAGTCTCTCTTTGGAGGAGCTTGATAGGCAGGAAAGCCGCAAGTCATCATCCTCAGCCTCTAGAAGGGCTAGTGTTGAAGGATTTTGA
- the LOC100306051 gene encoding elongation factor P, translated as MVAGTATLKLNLSDFSSPMSSFSASSSSSSFPFLLSMRTPSSSSKPRFLRIYALTSNDIKVGTNLEVDGAPWRVLEFLHVKPGKGAAFVRTKMKNYITGNTVEKTFRAGSSIEQADVFKETKQFTYKDGVQFVFMDLNTYEEFRLGEKEIGDRTKWLKEGMDCNLLLWNGKVIDVELPITIKLTVVDVDPGLKGDTAQGGTKPATLDTSAVVNVPLFVNVGDEILVDSRTGQYMSRA; from the exons ATGGTGGCGGGAACTGCAACCTTGAAGCTTAATCTCTCCGATTTTTCTTCTCCAATGTCAAGTTTCAgcgcttcttcctcttcttcttcattcccctttcttctttcaatgcgaaccccttcttcttcttctaaaccCCGATTTCTCA GGATTTACGCCTTGACCAGCAACGACATCAAGGTCGGCACCAACCTCGAAGTCGATGGTGCTCCTTGGCGCGTGTTag AGTTTCTTCACGTTAAGCCGGGAAAAGGCGCGGCGTTTGTGAGGACCAAGATGAAGAATTATATTACAGGGAACACGGTGGAGAAAACGTTTAGAGCTGGAAGCTCG ATTGAGCAAGCAGATGTattcaaagaaacaaagcaGTTTACATATAAAGATGGTGTTCAATTTGTCTTCATGGACTTG AATACATATGAGGAGTTTCGTCTGGGTGAAAAGGAAATTGGAGACAGAACAAAATGGCTAAAAGAAGGAATGGACTGTAATTTGCTGTTATGGAATGGAAAA GTTATTGATGTTGAACTCCCTATCACAATCAAGCTTACTGTAGTTGATGTGGATCCAGGACTTAAGGGTGACACGGCCCAAG GCGGAACAAAACCAGCCACCCTCGACACCAGCGCTGTTGTCAATGTCCCACTCTTTGTAAATGTCGGTGATGAAATATTGGTTGATTCAAGAACTGGGCAGTACATGAGCCGTGCTTAA
- the LOC100306051 gene encoding elongation factor P isoform X1, translating to MVAGTATLKLNLSDFSSPMSSFSASSSSSSFPFLLSMRTPSSSSKPRFLRIYALTSNDIKVGTNLEVDGAPWRVLEFLHVKPGKGAAFVRTKMKNYITGNTVEKTFRAGSSIEQADVFKETKQFTYKDGVQFVFMDLNTYEEFRLGEKEIGDRTKWLKEGMDCNLLLWNGKVIISSHNILCLSLLLQVSHRVVNEHGY from the exons ATGGTGGCGGGAACTGCAACCTTGAAGCTTAATCTCTCCGATTTTTCTTCTCCAATGTCAAGTTTCAgcgcttcttcctcttcttcttcattcccctttcttctttcaatgcgaaccccttcttcttcttctaaaccCCGATTTCTCA GGATTTACGCCTTGACCAGCAACGACATCAAGGTCGGCACCAACCTCGAAGTCGATGGTGCTCCTTGGCGCGTGTTag AGTTTCTTCACGTTAAGCCGGGAAAAGGCGCGGCGTTTGTGAGGACCAAGATGAAGAATTATATTACAGGGAACACGGTGGAGAAAACGTTTAGAGCTGGAAGCTCG ATTGAGCAAGCAGATGTattcaaagaaacaaagcaGTTTACATATAAAGATGGTGTTCAATTTGTCTTCATGGACTTG AATACATATGAGGAGTTTCGTCTGGGTGAAAAGGAAATTGGAGACAGAACAAAATGGCTAAAAGAAGGAATGGACTGTAATTTGCTGTTATGGAATGGAAAAGTAATCATCTCATCTCATAATATATTATGTCTTTCACTATTGTTGCAAGTCTCACATCGGGTGGTTAACGAGCATG GTTATTGA
- the LOC100814077 gene encoding uncharacterized protein, with translation MRTHALLTLLLFSRVMFDVSDAFSVREFRKLIASDPKDNQPKDPNHAGETNKATGGSPSTNVSGPISSPVPQPQPLPKVMKNTNDDKKKDNNSAPPVSVPPPPKNDDGGDKGLDKENDKIEGMKFSHNSTTETCDGFNKCTDDGGMVACISKIDPKYLVVLLHNGGDGIIIVKLRTDFDNNLGDVEVHKSKTEKVNITQSSSKSTQLTLNAGKGDCVLHMVSNIPDENFILRLPSYDKILTPVNGAYFLILMVLVFGGTWACCACRKKHHDEVPYQELEMALPESALATNVESAEGWDQDWDDDWDDNVAVKSPAAHAGSISGNGLTSRSSNKDGWENNWDD, from the exons ATGAGAACACACGCGTTACTGacacttttgttgttttctcgGGTTATGTTTGATGTTTCCGACGCTTTCTCTGTTCGGGAATTCCGAAAGTTGATTGCCTCTGATCCAAAAGATAATCAACCAaag GATCCAAACCATGCTGGTGAAACAAACAAGGCCACAGGGGGTTCACCTTCCACCAATGTGAGTGGTCCTATTTCATCCCCAGTTCCACAACCACAACCTCTGCCCAAAGTGATGAAGAATacaaatgatgataaaaaaaaggacaaTAATTCAGCTCCTCCTGTGAGTGTACCTCCTCCACCAAAAAATGATGATGGTGGTGACAAGGGTCTGGATAAAGAGAATGACAAAATTGAGGGCATGAAGTTTTCACATAATAGCACCACTGAGACTTGTGACGGGTTCAACAAGTGCACAGATGATGGGGGCATGGTTGCTTGCATTTCGAAAATTG ATCCCAAATACTTGGTTGTTCTTCTTCACAATGGAGGAGATGGCATCATCATAGTGAAGCTTCGTACTGATTTTGATAATAACCTGGGAGATGTAGAAGTTCACAAAAGTAAAACAGAAAAG GTCAACATCACACAAAGTAGCAGCAAAAGTACCCAACTGACTTTAAATGCTGGAAAAGGGGATTGTGTGCTTCACATGGTTTCAAATATACCTGATGAGAATTTCATTCTGCGTCTTCCTTCTTATGACAAAATTTTAACACCAGTAAATGGTGCCTATTTCCTCATATTGATGGTCCTAGTCTTTGGAGGGACATGGGCTTGCTGCGCATGCAGGAAGAAACATCATGATGAGGTTCCGTATCAAGAGCTTGAAATGGCACTGCCTGAGTCTGCATTAGCTACCAATGTAGAATCTGCCGAAGGTTGGGATCAGGATTGGGATGATGATTGGGACGACAATGTGGCGGTGAAGTCACCGGCAGCGCATGCGGGAAGCATCTCGGGGAATGGCCTTACTTCCAGATCCTCAAACAAAGATGGATGGGAGAATAACTGGGATGATTAG
- the LOC102667548 gene encoding pentatricopeptide repeat-containing protein At5g16640, mitochondrial, whose protein sequence is MVMPSPIPTCHHILQPRTPFLTNIATKINNDTITIRPGKTTLSFSAIKSTATTTTNDLNFEDTVTRFRIKGLVHRITALSSSNTKPQMLQILEKVPELYQTISDFNHLLMALVITRKPDICLRIFTKLPSFQLEPDCCTHSIIIRCHCEENNMDEAKRALDTALEKGFLPDAATFTVLINSLCKRGRVNKAREVFEVMGGKGYKASVHAHNCLLKGLSYVGKVDEALEMLNDMNATSLEPDVYSYTAVMDGLCKVGRSDEAMELLNEAVGMGVVPNVVTFNTLLQGYSREGRPMEGVAVLEMMKKEHDCVPDCVSYSTVLHGLLKWNQVVAALGVYKEMVGVGLEVDLRMMGTLVRRLCKRSWKDRDRGLLQGAGEVFEKMKERGLVVDQGTFEVIVQALCEGKRFDQALANLYEMVRLGYSPEVIAFDKVIQGLCDEGRVDDAVSALVLLHANGGVPNRVSYDVLIKELIEEGRLFCASNLFCAAVKLGVVPNREPDLNVIKREWE, encoded by the coding sequence ATGGTCATGCCTTCTCCAATTCCCACGTGCCACCATATTCTTCAACCTCGTACCCCTTTTCTCACCAACATTGCCACCAAAATCAACAATGACACCATCACCATCAGACCAGGTAAGACCACACTCTCTTTCTCTGCCATCAAAtccacagcaacaacaacaacaaatgacCTTAATTTCGAGGACACAGTCACTAGGTTTCGAATCAAAGGTCTTGTCCACAGGATCACAGCCTTATCCTCCTCCAACACCAAACCCCAGATGCTACAAATCCTAGAAAAAGTCCCCGAACTCTACCAAACCATATCAGATTTCAACCACCTTCTCATGGCTCTAGTAATTACACGAAAACCTGATATTTGTCTCAGAATCTTCACAAAGTTACCATCTTTCCAGCTCGAGCCAGATTGTTGCACTCACTCCATTATAATTAGGTGCCACTGTGAAGAAAACAACATGGATGAAGCCAAGAGAGCATTGGACACTGCTCTGGAAAAAGGGTTTCTACCAGATGCTGCAACCTTCACTGTTCTCATAAATTCCCTTTGTAAAAGGGGGAGAGTGAATAAGGCAAGGGAGGTTTTTGAGGTAATGGGTGGAAAGGGTTACAAGGCTAGTGTTCATGCACATAATTGCTTGCTTAAGGGTTTGTCCTATGTGGGGAAGGTGGATGAAGCACTTGAGATGTTGAATGATATGAATGCAACCTCATTGGAGCCTGATGTTTACTCTTACACAGCTGTGATGGATGGTCTGTGCAAAGTGGGTAGGTCAGATGAGGCAATGGAGTTGCTCAATGAAGCTGTTGGAATGGGGGTGGTGCCAAATGTTGTCACTTTCAACACCTTGCTTCAAGGGTATTCTAGGGAGGGGAGGCCAATGGAGGGTGTTGCTGTTTTGGAGATGATGAAGAAGGAGCATGATTGTGTTCCTGATTGTGTTAGTTATAGCACTGTGTTACATGGATTGTTGAAGTGGAATCAAGTTGTGGCAGCCCTTGGGGTGTACAAGGAAATGGTTGGGGTTGGGTTGGAGGTGGATTTGAGGATGATGGGGACTCTGGTGAGGAGGTTGTGTAAGAGGTCATGGAAGGATAGAGATAGAGGTCTGCTTCAGGGTGCAGGTGAGGTgtttgagaaaatgaaagagaggGGTTTGGTGGTTGACCAGGGGACATTTGAGGTCATAGTCCAGGCACTGTGTGAGGGGAAGAGGTTTGATCAGGCATTGGCAAATTTGTATGAGATGGTTAGATTGGGATATTCTCCTGAGGTAATTGCCTTTGACAAGGTGATTCAAGGGCTTTGTGATGAAGGAAGAGTGGATGATGCAGTGTCAGCTTTGGTCCTTTTGCATGCGAATGGGGGAGTTCCCAATAGAGTTTCTTATGATGTGCTGATCAAAGAACTAATTGAGGAGGGTAGATTGTTTTGTGCTTCTAATTTGTTTTGTGCTGCAGTGAAGTTGGGTGTTGTTCCCAACAGGGAACCTGATCTAAATGTTATAAAGAGGGAGTgggaatga